The following coding sequences are from one Nicotiana tomentosiformis chromosome 3, ASM39032v3, whole genome shotgun sequence window:
- the LOC104111320 gene encoding cytochrome P450 93A3-like: MVDIHAYILLFFIWLISTIIVKALARNRTTICLPPSPLKLPLIGHLHLLSNKPHESLHKLSNKYGPLFHLFLGSIPCVVASSPEIVKQFLKNNEITFSNRPQITNIDYLTYHQDFSFAPYGPYWKFMKKLCISKLLGGQTLHLLLPIRRDEIKHLIKVISTYAAVGKEVNIRGEITTMTNNVITRMLMSKGCSENEDKAEKVRKMIHEMTKLSGKFNLSDTFWFCKKWDLQGFGKKLKGVRDKFDEIMESIIEEHQETTRKRQKMKDGNQEVAKDLLEILLDISQDNTSEVRLTRENIKAFVLDLFSGGTDTSAIAMEWALAELINHPNIMEKAAQEIDNVTGKTRLVQESDISQLPYLQAIVKEILRLHSPAPMILRESSEDCTIEGYHIPAKTRLFVNVWAMNRDPKNWENPLEFRPERFMNETKILDVRGQNNFHYLPFGSGRRGCPGISLALQILHTSLAAIIQCFEWKVSGEGNCGKVDMEQGTGVTVPRANPLVCVPVARLNPFPDKYLHN, from the exons ATGGTTGATATCCATGCCTATATCCTTCTTTTCTTCATTTGGCTTATTTCTACCATTATAGTTAAAGCATTAGCAAGAAATAGAACCACAATTTGCCTTCCTCCAAGCCCTTTAAAGCTTCCCCTCATTGGCCACCTTCACCTTTTAAGTAACAAACCACATGAATCTCTACACAAATTATCCAACAAATATGGACCATTATTTCACTTATTCCTTGGTTCTATTCCATGTGTGGTTGCTTCTTCACCTGAAATAGTCAAACAATTCCTCAAAAATAATGAGATTACCTTTTCAAACCGTCCCCAAATAACCAATATTGATTACTTAACTTATCATCAAGACTTCTCATTTGCACCTTATGGACCTTATTGGAAGTTCATGAAAAAGCTATGCATTTCTAAACTTCTTGGTGGACAAACTCTCCATCTTCTGCTTCCAATTAGACGCGATGAAATTAAGCATTTGATTAAAGTAATATCAACATATGCTGCAGTTGGCAAGGAAGTTAATATTCGAGGTGAAATTACGACGATGACAAACAATGTCATAACAAGAATGCTTATGAGTAAAGGGTGTTCTGAAAATGAAGATAAAGCTGAAAAGGTTAGGAAAATGATTCATGAAATGACTAAGCTATCGGGGAAATTTAATTTGTCGGATACATTCTGGTTTTGTAAGAAGTGGGATTTGCAAGGTTTTGGAAAGAAGCTAAAGGGTGTTCGAGACAAGTTTGATGAGATTATGGAAAGCATAATTGAAGAGCATCAAGAAACAACAAGGAAAAGGCAGAAAATGAAAGATGGGAATCAGGAAGTTGCAAAGGATCTCCTTGAGATTTTACTTGATATTTCACAAGATAACACTTCAGAAGTGCGATTGACAAGAGAGAATATCAAAGCTTTTGTTCTG GACCTATTTTCTGGTGGAACTGATACCTCAGCCATTGCAATGGAGTGGGCACTTGCAGAATTAATTAATCATCCAAATATTATGGAGAAAGCAGCCCAAGAAATTGACAATGTCACTGGAAAAACTAGACTAGTGCAAGAATCAGATATTTCTCAACTTCCCTATCTTCAAGCCATTGTTAAAGAAATACTAAGGCTTCACTCTCCTGCTCCAATGATTCTTAGAGAGTCAAGTGAAGACTGCACAATTGAAGGCTATCATATACCAGCAAAAACTAGACTTTTTGTGAATGTTTGGGCTATGAATAGAGATCCAAAAAATTGGGAAAATCCACTTGAATTTAGGCCAGAAAGGTTTATGAATGAAACAAAAATATTGGATGTAAGGGGACAAAATAATTTCCATTATTTGCCATTTGGGAGTGGGAGAAGAGGGTGTCCTGGAATTTCATTAGCATtgcaaatattgcacacaagtcttgCTGCTATAATTCAATGCTTTGAGTGGAAAGTTAGTGGTGAAGGTAATTGTGGTAAAGTGGACATGGAACAAGGTACTGGTGTCACAGTCCCCAGAGCCAATCCTTTGGTTTGCGTTCCAGTGGCTAGGCTCAATCCATTTCCAGATAAATATTTGCATAATTAG
- the LOC104111319 gene encoding uncharacterized protein: MVTVNLGMLHYVLDHVYGALLHRTKISPPFFSRGWGGTKLVLLERMIKQLFPEVEGQNWPPTLVQPVWKTVWESQSATLREGVFKTPCDGQLLSALPPESHMARVAFLSPKYTPPHKMACVVHLAGTGDHSFERRLRLGGPLLKENIATMVLESPFYGKRRPLLQRGSKLLCVSDLLLLGRATIEEARSLLHWLDCEAGFGKMGICGLSMGGVHAAMVGALHPTPIATLPFLSPHSAVVAFCEGVLKHATAWEALRDDLAVQEAAMTLEEVRERMRNVLSLTDVTRFPIPKNPNAVIFVAATDDGYIPKHSVLQLEKAWPGSEVRWVRGGHVSSFLLHNGAFRRAIVDGLDRLQWKESPL, translated from the exons atggTGACAGTGAATCTTGGAATGCTCCATTATGTATTGGACCATGTTTATGGTGCGTTATTGCATAGAACAAAAATAAGCCCACCATTCTTTTCTAGAGGATGGGGAGGTACGAAGCTTGTGCTGTTAGAGAGAATGATTAAGCAGTTATTCCCTGAAGTTGAAGGACAGAATTGGCCTCCTACATTGGTGCAACCTGTTTGGAAAACTGTTTGGGAATCTCAATCAGCTACTTTGAGAGAAGGGGTTTTTAAAACTCCTTGTGATGGGCAGCTGCTTAGTGCATTGCCTCCTGAGAGTCATATGGCAAGAGTTGCTTTCCTTTCCCCCAAATACACGCCGCCTCATAAGATGGCTTGTGTTGTTCATCTTGCTG GTACTGGAGATCATAGTTTTGAGCGAAGATTGCGTCTTGGCGGTCCACTGCTGAAGGAAAATATAGCAACTATGGTGCTTGAGAG CCCTTTCTATGGAAAAAGACGTCCCTTGCTGCAGCGTGGGTCAAAGCTCTTATGTGTTAGTGACCTGCTGCTATTAGGACGAGCCACTATTGAAGAAGCCCGAAGTCTTTTACATTGGCTGGACTGTGAAGCGGGTTTTGGAAAGATGGGTATATGTGGACTTAGCATGG GAGGAGTACATGCTGCTATGGTTGGAGCATTGCACCCCACACCTATTGCTACACTTCCCTTTCTGTCTCCACATTCTGCTGTTGTGGCATTCTGTGAAGGGGTGTTAAAACATGCCACTGCATGGGAAGCACTGAGAGATGATCTTGCCGTGCAGGAGGCTGCTATGACACTTGAGGAAGTGAGAGAGCGGATGCGAAATGTGCTGTCTCTTACAGATGTTACACGGTTTCCAATCCCAAAAAATCCCAATGCTGTAATATTTGTTGCCGCCACA GATGATGGCTATATTCCAAAGCACTCAGTGCTACAGCTTGAAAAAGCTTGGCCTGGCTCAGAAGTTCGATGGGTTAGAGGAGGACACGTATCGTCTTTCCTTCTCCACAATGGTGCATTCCGCAGGGCAATAGTTGATGGACTTGACAGACTACAATGGAAAGAGTCACCTTTGTGA